One region of Rhodophyticola sp. CCM32 genomic DNA includes:
- the gap gene encoding type I glyceraldehyde-3-phosphate dehydrogenase, whose translation MTVTIGINGFGRIGRCTLAHIAESGRNDVQVVKINATGPIDTNAHLLKYDSIHGRFGGEVRVSGDTLDLGRGPMKVFSTYEPRALDWSGCDVVLECTGKFNSRDQAAVHLDQGAKRVLVSAPARDVDKTVVYGVNHRELTRDHHVVSNGSCTTNCLAPLAKVLNDAIGIERGIMTTIHSYTGDQPTLDRRHGDLYRARAAALAMIPTSTGAAKALKEVLPELEGKLDGSALRVPTPNVSAVDLTFEAGRETSVEEVNAVVAEAAQGHMGAVLAYDPEAKVSIDFNHTSHSSIFAPDQTKVVGGRTVRVLAWYDNEWGFSVRMADVAGAMGRLLH comes from the coding sequence ATGACTGTGACAATCGGGATCAACGGGTTTGGCCGCATCGGGCGCTGTACGCTGGCCCATATCGCCGAAAGCGGGCGCAATGACGTGCAGGTTGTCAAGATCAATGCAACCGGCCCGATCGACACAAATGCCCATCTCCTGAAATATGACTCGATCCATGGCCGGTTTGGCGGCGAGGTCCGAGTCTCGGGCGATACGCTTGATCTGGGGCGCGGGCCGATGAAGGTGTTTTCAACCTATGAGCCCCGGGCGCTGGACTGGTCCGGCTGCGATGTGGTTCTGGAATGCACCGGCAAATTCAACAGCCGCGATCAGGCGGCGGTGCATCTGGATCAGGGGGCGAAACGGGTTCTGGTCTCGGCCCCGGCCCGCGATGTGGATAAAACCGTGGTCTATGGCGTGAACCACCGGGAGCTGACCCGCGACCATCACGTGGTCTCCAACGGATCCTGCACCACCAATTGCCTGGCGCCGCTGGCAAAGGTGCTGAATGATGCCATCGGCATCGAGCGTGGGATCATGACCACGATCCACAGCTATACGGGCGATCAGCCCACGCTGGACCGTCGGCACGGCGATCTCTATCGCGCGCGGGCGGCGGCCCTGGCAATGATCCCGACCTCGACCGGTGCGGCAAAGGCCCTGAAAGAGGTGCTGCCGGAACTGGAGGGCAAGCTTGACGGCTCCGCGCTTCGGGTGCCCACGCCGAATGTCTCTGCCGTCGATCTGACCTTCGAGGCCGGGCGCGAGACCTCGGTGGAGGAGGTCAACGCCGTGGTGGCCGAGGCCGCGCAAGGCCATATGGGCGCGGTTCTGGCCTATGACCCCGAGGCCAAGGTTTCCATTGATTTCAACCATACCAGCCATTCCTCGATCTTTGCGCCGGACCAGACCAAGGTTGTGGGCGGGCGCACGGTGCGGGTGCTGGCCTGGTATGACAATGAATGGGGGTTCTCGGTGCGGATGGCCGATGTGGCAGGCGCCATGGGCCGTTTGCTGCACTGA